Proteins encoded by one window of Salvia splendens isolate huo1 chromosome 14, SspV2, whole genome shotgun sequence:
- the LOC121765191 gene encoding 60S ribosomal protein L27a-3, giving the protein MTTRFKKNRKKRGHVSAGHGRIGKHRKHPGGRGNAGGMHHHRILFDKYHPGYFGKVGMRYFHRLRNKFHCPTVNIDRLWSLVPQEVKDKASKDNAPLIDVTQFGYFKVLGKGLLPEGKPVVLKAKLVSKNAEKKIKEAGGAVVLTA; this is encoded by the coding sequence ATGACAACCAGATTCAAGAAGAACCGCAAGAAGCGCGGCCACGTCAGCGCCGGGCACGGTCGCATCGGCAAGCACCGCAAGCATCCCGGTGGTCGGGGAAACGCTGGAGGAATGCACCACCACCGCATCCTCTTCGACAAGTACCATCCCGGATACTTCGGCAAGGTCGGTATGAGGTACTTCCACCGCCTCCGCAACAAGTTCCACTGCCCGACCGTCAACATCGACCGCCTCTGGTCGCTGGTGCCGCAGGAAGTGAAGGACAAGGCGTCCAAGGACAACGCTCCGCTCATCGACGTCACTCAATTCGGCTACTTCAAGGTGCTGGGGAAGGGGCTGCTGCCGGAGGGAAAGCCGGTCGTGTTGAAGGCCAAGCTCGTGTCGAAGAACGCGGAGAAGAAGATCAAGGAAGCTGGAGGCGCTGTTGTGCTCACCGCATGA